A DNA window from Thermoflexus sp. contains the following coding sequences:
- a CDS encoding PIG-L deacetylase family protein, translating to MRILVVMAHPDDPEFAAGGTIARWVREGHEVIYCLATRGEKGSDDPTMTPERLAAIREHEQRQAAAVLGVREVIFLNYTDGSLEPNLNLRRDIVRVIRRYRPDIVVTMDPQTLIRGNRYINHNDHRAIGLATLDAIFPAAGNPMYFPELLQEGLEPHRVREVYLSTTEYANHWVDITDVFALKMAALQCHASQIRDPMALEQRLRERLRHLINGREILAESFRHIILEG from the coding sequence ATGCGCATCCTGGTGGTGATGGCTCATCCCGACGATCCCGAATTCGCCGCAGGCGGCACCATCGCCCGGTGGGTTCGGGAGGGACACGAGGTCATCTACTGCCTTGCCACACGGGGAGAAAAAGGGAGCGATGACCCCACCATGACCCCTGAACGGCTGGCCGCTATCCGCGAACATGAACAGCGCCAAGCTGCCGCCGTGCTAGGGGTACGCGAGGTCATCTTCCTGAACTACACCGACGGCTCCCTGGAGCCCAACCTCAACCTGCGACGGGATATCGTACGCGTCATCCGACGATACCGCCCCGACATCGTGGTCACCATGGATCCGCAAACCCTGATCCGGGGCAACCGCTACATCAATCACAACGACCACCGGGCGATCGGACTGGCCACCCTGGACGCGATCTTCCCGGCCGCAGGAAACCCCATGTATTTCCCAGAACTGCTCCAGGAAGGCCTGGAACCCCATCGGGTTCGGGAGGTCTATCTCTCCACCACCGAATATGCCAACCACTGGGTGGACATCACCGATGTCTTCGCGCTGAAAATGGCTGCCCTCCAGTGCCATGCCAGCCAGATCCGCGACCCCATGGCCCTGGAACAGCGGCTGCGGGAACGACTGCGACACCTAATCAACGGCC
- a CDS encoding TY-Chap domain-containing protein, whose amino-acid sequence MKASTREQRLKLFTQYLQELLNAPPGSAIVFEIPGRPLAYVQFERTPEGLKGEVCSGDWGPRRKARPLSPAMLNRLRAMGWQIPPHLRENNPSKTFTGENPSAIAEEIEQIFLEIFLSPHDYTVRTKGVLRIRG is encoded by the coding sequence ATGAAAGCATCGACCCGAGAACAACGTCTAAAGCTGTTCACTCAATACCTTCAGGAGCTGCTGAATGCACCACCCGGAAGCGCCATCGTCTTTGAAATCCCAGGACGCCCTCTGGCATACGTCCAGTTCGAACGAACACCAGAAGGTTTGAAAGGCGAGGTCTGCAGCGGAGATTGGGGACCTCGCCGCAAGGCCCGCCCCCTCTCACCGGCCATGTTAAACCGCCTGCGCGCCATGGGATGGCAAATCCCTCCACATCTTCGGGAAAACAACCCGAGCAAAACCTTCACCGGGGAAAACCCTTCCGCCATCGCTGAGGAAATCGAACAAATCTTCCTGGAGATCTTCCTATCCCCACACGACTACACCGTGCGAACAAAAGGAGTGCTTCGAATCCGAGGATAA
- a CDS encoding TlpA disulfide reductase family protein, with translation MTTLRQGDRAPLLIGLTLDGQPYLEQPEGSLTILVFFKESCPTCRLILPRLENLHRAYPSSGWRLLGIGQDPPPILQNLARELGLSFPILADHHFASSIAYHLTHVPTTFVIDPHGQILHITVGFARDDLEAISHQIAQKLNAPPHPITYDQDPAFRPG, from the coding sequence ATGACCACACTACGACAAGGAGATCGCGCCCCTCTTCTGATTGGCCTCACCCTGGATGGACAGCCTTACCTGGAACAACCAGAAGGCTCTCTCACTATTCTGGTTTTCTTCAAAGAATCATGCCCCACCTGCCGCCTGATTCTGCCTCGCCTGGAGAACCTGCACCGCGCCTATCCCTCATCTGGATGGCGATTGCTGGGGATCGGCCAGGATCCCCCTCCCATCCTTCAAAACCTCGCCCGGGAGCTCGGCTTATCCTTTCCCATCCTGGCGGATCATCACTTCGCCAGCTCCATCGCCTACCACCTGACACACGTGCCAACCACCTTCGTGATCGATCCTCACGGTCAGATCCTTCATATCACAGTAGGCTTCGCTCGGGACGACCTGGAAGCGATTTCCCACCAGATCGCCCAGAAACTCAATGCTCCCCCTCATCCCATCACATACGACCAGGATCCTGCCTTTCGACCCGGATGA
- a CDS encoding FAD-binding oxidoreductase: protein MKDRSVDEVVARLRGHLRPDQISIHPVERLVYGYDATWAEGVPDVVVHAESTADVAEVLRIADELEMPVVPRGGGTGLAGGSVPMVGGICLNLARMNRILEVDPVDGVAVVQPGVITYELQKAVEAHGWFYPPDPASLYMSTIGGNVATNAGGPRCLKYGVTRDYVLGMEVVLPGGEVLRLGGRVMKDVSGYDLKHLFIGSEGTLGVITEVTVRLLPRPPALGALAVAFDHLESACEAVVAILSSGVLPLMAELMDQGVMRAVEAFHPYGLPVEAEALLLLAADGEEEAVRRDLARMAREVQAFGGRVVRIATDAESATHLWEPRRQVSPAIARLATHKFSEDITVPRSRIPQMIRHIQQIAQETGVPIVLYGHIGDGNLHPTLLCDRRNPDEMNRVAQAATRIFQAAIELGGVLSGEHGIGLLKLDFVSQAFPPIAIEKFWAVKLLFDPKNIMNPGKKLPLPRNWS, encoded by the coding sequence ATGAAGGATCGATCCGTGGATGAGGTGGTGGCGCGCTTGCGGGGGCATTTGCGTCCCGATCAGATTTCGATTCATCCGGTGGAGCGGCTGGTTTATGGGTATGATGCCACGTGGGCGGAGGGGGTGCCGGACGTGGTGGTTCATGCCGAATCCACGGCGGACGTGGCCGAGGTGCTTCGCATAGCCGATGAGCTGGAGATGCCGGTGGTTCCGCGGGGTGGAGGGACCGGGCTGGCTGGGGGATCGGTGCCGATGGTGGGGGGGATCTGTTTAAATCTGGCCCGGATGAATCGGATCCTGGAGGTCGATCCGGTGGATGGTGTAGCGGTGGTCCAGCCTGGGGTGATCACCTATGAGCTTCAGAAAGCGGTGGAGGCTCATGGGTGGTTCTATCCTCCAGACCCGGCATCATTGTATATGTCCACCATAGGGGGCAACGTGGCGACCAATGCGGGCGGGCCGCGCTGCCTGAAATATGGGGTGACCCGGGACTATGTCCTGGGGATGGAAGTGGTCCTGCCGGGCGGGGAGGTATTGCGGCTTGGGGGTCGGGTGATGAAGGACGTATCGGGTTATGATCTCAAACATCTGTTCATTGGGTCAGAGGGAACTCTGGGGGTGATCACGGAGGTGACGGTTCGTCTGTTGCCGCGGCCGCCGGCGCTGGGGGCGCTGGCGGTGGCCTTTGATCATCTGGAATCTGCATGCGAAGCGGTCGTCGCGATTTTAAGTTCCGGCGTGTTGCCGTTGATGGCGGAGCTGATGGACCAGGGGGTGATGCGGGCGGTGGAAGCCTTTCACCCTTATGGGTTGCCAGTGGAAGCGGAGGCGCTCCTGTTGCTGGCAGCAGATGGGGAGGAAGAAGCGGTGCGGAGGGATCTGGCCCGGATGGCCCGGGAGGTTCAGGCCTTTGGTGGTCGAGTGGTTCGCATAGCCACAGACGCGGAATCGGCTACCCACTTATGGGAGCCCCGCCGTCAGGTCTCCCCCGCCATCGCGCGACTGGCGACCCACAAATTCAGCGAGGATATCACAGTTCCTCGCTCCCGCATCCCCCAGATGATCCGTCACATCCAGCAGATCGCCCAAGAAACCGGTGTCCCGATCGTGCTTTACGGACACATTGGGGACGGAAACCTTCACCCTACGTTGCTATGCGATCGTCGGAATCCAGACGAGATGAACCGCGTCGCCCAGGCCGCCACCCGGATCTTCCAGGCCGCCATAGAACTGGGAGGCGTCCTCTCCGGCGAGCATGGCATCGGACTGCTTAAGTTGGATTTTGTTTCACAGGCCTTTCCACCTATCGCAATCGAGAAATTCTGGGCCGTCAAGCTCCTCTTCGATCCAAAGAACATCATGAACCCAGGAAAGAAACTGCCGCTTCCAAGGAACTGGTCCTGA
- a CDS encoding undecaprenyl-phosphate glucose phosphotransferase, with protein MNRRRARWLLNTLLVFNDMGWAALAFYAAYRIRAQWSWPYPPQNIGGFEKYLPMMGVLLGWTAVMFFLHRLYHLGRATSRLDEISRVAGAFSMAMIFTVATVSMAFKETLLAFDYPRAMVLYAWVMGILWIGAGRMLLRALWGTLRARGWDRSRMLIVGTGEAAEAVIRRIQGAPWFGYEVIGVVALHSNGATQVAGIPVIGTAEDLPDLVYARDVDEVLIAVPEAPHGEVLRLISLCERSNLSIKIYPDVFQLIATQPSLDDLGGLPLLTVRDVAQRGWKLVLKRAMDIVGASIGLILLSPLMVLIAILIKLDSPGPVFYVQERMGLDGRPFLMLKFRSMRADAEKEGPGWTRPDDPRRTRVGAILRRLNLDELPQLINVLLGDMSLVGPRPERPVYVEQFRRVIPRYMERHREKAGITGWAQINGLRGDTSITERTKYDLWYVENWSLWLDIKILLRTLVQTLTFRSPNAY; from the coding sequence ATGAACCGGAGGCGCGCTCGCTGGCTGTTAAACACCCTCCTGGTTTTCAACGATATGGGGTGGGCCGCCCTGGCTTTCTATGCGGCTTACCGGATCCGGGCCCAATGGTCATGGCCTTATCCACCCCAGAACATCGGGGGGTTTGAGAAATATCTCCCGATGATGGGGGTCTTGCTGGGATGGACGGCGGTGATGTTTTTCCTCCACCGTCTATACCATCTGGGACGGGCGACCTCGCGTCTGGATGAGATCTCGCGGGTTGCAGGGGCGTTCTCCATGGCGATGATTTTCACAGTGGCAACCGTCTCAATGGCTTTTAAAGAGACGCTGCTTGCTTTCGACTATCCACGGGCGATGGTTCTCTACGCCTGGGTTATGGGCATCCTGTGGATCGGCGCCGGGCGGATGCTCCTGCGCGCCCTGTGGGGAACGTTGCGGGCCCGGGGCTGGGATCGCAGCCGGATGCTGATTGTGGGGACGGGGGAGGCGGCCGAGGCGGTGATCCGCCGCATCCAGGGAGCGCCCTGGTTCGGCTATGAGGTGATCGGCGTGGTGGCCCTGCACAGCAACGGCGCGACCCAGGTGGCCGGGATCCCCGTCATCGGGACCGCTGAGGATCTCCCGGATCTGGTCTACGCGCGGGATGTGGATGAAGTGCTCATTGCTGTCCCGGAAGCCCCCCATGGCGAAGTGCTGCGCCTGATCTCTCTCTGCGAGCGAAGCAATCTCTCCATCAAAATCTACCCGGACGTCTTCCAACTGATCGCCACCCAGCCTTCCCTGGATGATCTGGGCGGGTTGCCGTTATTGACGGTGCGCGATGTGGCCCAGCGGGGCTGGAAGCTGGTGCTCAAGCGGGCCATGGATATCGTGGGGGCCAGCATCGGGCTGATCCTGCTCTCGCCGTTGATGGTATTGATCGCCATCCTGATCAAGCTGGATTCCCCGGGACCGGTTTTCTATGTTCAGGAGCGCATGGGGCTGGACGGACGGCCCTTCCTGATGTTGAAGTTCCGATCCATGCGAGCGGATGCGGAGAAGGAGGGGCCGGGGTGGACACGGCCGGACGATCCGCGGCGCACCCGGGTGGGGGCGATCCTGCGGCGGCTCAACCTGGACGAGCTGCCGCAGCTGATCAACGTTCTCCTGGGGGATATGAGTCTGGTGGGGCCTCGTCCGGAGCGTCCCGTTTATGTGGAACAGTTCCGGCGGGTGATCCCCCGGTATATGGAGCGCCATCGGGAGAAAGCGGGCATCACCGGATGGGCTCAGATCAACGGCTTGCGGGGGGACACTTCCATCACAGAGCGAACCAAGTATGACCTGTGGTATGTGGAGAACTGGTCCCTGTGGCTGGACATCAAGATCCTTCTACGCACCCTGGTCCAGACCCTGACCTTCCGCAGCCCGAATGCGTATTGA